The genomic DNA ATTAGTGGGTTAGTTTTTTGGGCCGGGGAAACCTAGGAAAATTCACCATCAAACCATCCATCCAACAGCACCTCCCCCAACCATTCAATTGAGTCTGGGCGGCGGTTTACGAATTGTttgcctgtatgtgtgtgctcgAATGAATGATTCGGTGCTGTTGTTACACACATTAAATGGGATCCCCATCAGCTCTAGAAGTCGGGTTTTTGTTAATCATTTGGGTAACCAAATGGCCGTTCAGAGGTTTACATCTGTTTTAAAAGAATCGGGCatattaaaacatatttttcgtTGCTTTAGCCACATCAATGTATCGCGGTGCCTATCGATAATGAATATGGTGTTTTCTGGATAGGGCGATTTTGTATTAGTTATCTTTCGCAACGCACATCAACGATTGATGTCTCAAATTATTTCGATGTATGCAGTTGAACATTCCCAAGCTTTCGGACTCGAGTTATGGCAGATGTAAGCAAATAAGCGCTCCAGCGGCAACTAGATAGAACAAAAATGCACAACTGCACCAGGGGTGGGAAAACTGCTTCGTAAAAAGATTccctccttctccttcttcctcaCCCCTCCCCATCACACAAGGCTTGCGAGTAAATGCAAAACGCTGTCCACgtagcatacacacacacatacacacacgacACTCTTGCGGTTATTGAGGATTGGAGACTATTCGGCAAGTCCGGGAGCATTGATTTTAGTGTTTCACAAGGTTGGACAGACAACGACTGACAATGTGCTTTGACACCGTGTCCGAACGGGATAGATAGAGGGAAAGAGTTACACGCGTCGTACGTGAGGCAATAATGGCCACAGAATTTTTCCACTCTGGCGTCTCTAGCTGGGCATACCATGGGCAGCTTTGGATCCGGCACGATTATGCTATTCCGAACcgcatttccattttctttgcttcgGGGTTCGTCATTTAGTGGGCGCTTCATTCGATCTAGTAATCTGTTTGCACTGAAGCGCACGCACCGCCGCGAACGGGGCCCCATACAAAATCACAAAAAGCACATactctcacgcacacacatacgcacaagCACACTTGCTGGGTATAACGGTAGATTGGATACCTCTTTCTAGCTACCTTTTCTAGCACCAGCAGCGCCCAATCAAGCTGCTGTATCTGGTGGCCACCAGTGGAAAACAGCTTTGATGCGTTACAACCGGCAGGGTgactgcttctgctgctgctactgctgcggATGATGATCCTTTGGCGTTTGTCCACCACGTATGCTCGCCGCCCCGGTATCCAGAAACGCCTGGCTGActtcctgcctgcctgcctggccCAAAAAAGGTAGGATGGGACacgaacccaacgccaacgTCACACACAGTACAAGAAGAACGGATGCGaggagaacacacacacgcacgcacacacactcacgcacgaACCGGACCCGCGGGCACGCACTCCGTGTGTGAcacaaaacggaacggaacaaaCGGAAAACGGAAACTAAAAACGCTGGATATAACCGTGACCGCCCCCAGGGAACGAGACCGGATGGAGAAAAACGGGATACCGATTTTCCGAAACACGCACAGGACTATTccacgacgatgacgacgacacCACACGGGTACGAGTCGGGCAGGCGTGAGACGTGAATGTGAATCGCGCGAGTGACAAATTTCTCTGTAAATTGAACACGTAGGAACAGAATGGAGTGAAATGGACAGAGAGCAGAAAATTGTACCTCCGATGGTACGCACACTAGCGTCGACCGATGCGTGTACGATATGTGCGAGCGGGTGAGCGCGATGCGGGCACAGATAGGGTAAGTGCGATGGCAGTACCAGAGCGTTCGGCGGTTGGTGAGTGTTGGTGAAATGATGAGGTCAATGAACATGTAGGAAAACCAGGCTGGATGGAGGGCTTTTCTGTCGACCATGTTGAAAGTTGACACTGACAACAGCGGAACGATGGTTTTTCGGAGTATTAGCGGTTGGACTCGGTAAATGTTGTCGCTTATGGGACAATTATTTTACGATAAATACTAAATCTACAATTTATTcaactaaaaaaaatactatagTTGTTTTGATGCTGAAGCTTTAAACTGGACCAAAAAAGgcgattaaattaaaattcaaaattgcTACGAATTTTCTTTAAAGGTTTTGGTGTTGCGGAAATaattcaacaaaacaaaacgaagattTTCTTATTGAATGTTTAATAAAGAAGAATTGATTTCAATATTAAAAGCGGTAAAATTTATCAAGATTTGAATTCAAAGTGTAATTCGCAACCGAAAACCACCGTGCAACGTGGTATTGACCATtgcaaaataattattaaaatactgttttaattatttctattttttctacgAAATTAATCATATGAGGTTCATTttataacaacaaaacatagaTTATGCAAtacagaaaataaatttaatctaAAAAATCACCATATCACCATAATTCTGAACTGTAGCGCTGGCAACACTGTACAGCtgattgctgtttgttttggtttttagtATCTACACGTCAAGATTCGACTGTGAACCTCTGACAAGTGAACAAGTGGCCCGCACGTTCTGAAGTGACAGTTCcttaaattcacaaaaaagcaaaaagctaTTGATTTAAAAGCAACCGCCTTGATTTTGGACAAACGAGCTAAGGACATACGGATAGGATAAGTAATTAAGGATGGGGGTGGTGGACCCTGGGGGAGGCTCCCCCGGGTCATATTATGAGATCCTCGGGGAGGATCATAGAGTGATGgggaagaggaaaaggaagaTGAGAGGGGAGAAAGTAGCATTGGAAGAAATGTGTGACAACGAAGAAATATTTATGGTGGTAGAGAGTATCACAGAGGGGAAAACGTTAGCAACATTTAACCCGTTTCTATTCCGAAAGTCAGTCGAGACTGCCATTAATGGCAAACCGGTACAAACGACGCTGCTGAGGGATGGCAAAATCCTCATGAAGATGAAGAACAGAAGCGACGCCAGAAAGCTGTCAAAACTTAACCTCAATCACCCGGGCGGCACGTTGAACGTAAAAGTATACGAGCACGAATCGCTTAACCTCACAAAGGGCATTGTTAGGTGTGATGCATGTTTGTTTCTAACCGAGGAAGAACTCCTGGATGGTTTAAAGGACCAGAAAGTTACCAAGGTGGAAATTATGAAGAGGAAAAATGCTGTTGGTAAAATAGTAAATACAAGGTCGGCAATACTCACCTTCAACAGCACAGTGTTGCCCAGGAAGATCGATATCGGATACTTTACTGAAAGAGTGGAATTATACATTCCCAAACCCACTCGTTGTATGAATTGTATGCGCAttgggcacacaaaaaaagtctgctatagagagaaaaaatgtgcGAAATGTAGCCAACCATTCCACGAAAAGTGTGAAAACCTAGCAAAGTGCGCAGAGTGTGGAGATGCTCATGGCACGCTTGACAAAGAATGCCCCATATATAAGGATGAGTGTGAAATCAAGAAAATACAGGTAGAAAAGAGAGTAACAATGCGCGAAGCAAGAGTCATCCGCAGGAACATTGCTCCTGTCATCCCTAGGAAGTATACCACCGTAGACTACGCCACATACACAGCCAATaagaaaaacacccaaaccgCACCTAATGATCACAAcaacgaagaaaacaaagaaattacagcaaacaataatgaaaataataataaaataacagaaaataataatacaaaaactaaaaatagcacagaaagtacagaaaaaaacaacacagaaaaggaaacaattaatACACCACCCATGACgaaaacgatcatcatcaacacatcAGATGACGAAGATAACATCTCATCCACAAACATAGCCCCCTCGACCAACTCAGGAGTTATGAATAACATTaataacacacaaaataatgaagaaaatataCCATTCAAAGCAATGACAAAAGAACAAAGAAAGGAGTATGCAGCCAAACGATTCAGAGAAATAGTATAAGATACACTCTACTATTAAAATGGCTGCACAAACCAACATCAAagtaacacaaacaaacatacaagGACTACTAAACAACATAGACGAGCTGAAGCACATCTTAAGCAACGAAAACATTGATGTGATCTGCCTGCAAGAAACTTGGCTAGTGGATCACActgcaagcaaaacaagaataaataattacaatcATTTTTACCAAAACAGAGAAGATGGCTATGGTGGTTGTAGCATCtttgtacataaaaaatatcGAGTAGAAAGCGTACAGGTACACCCTAAGAACGAACACATGCAATCTACTGGTATCAAACTAAAAGGGCTGAATATAATGGTAATCAGCACCTATGTGAAACCCACCACACCTAAACACATATTCGCCAAATATTTCAAGCTGCTACTTCGTACGGTCAACAACACAAAAGCCATAATAACGGGTGATTTCAACGCCCATCACACAGCGTGGGGCAACCACTTCTGTGACATGAGGGGAAGAATCACGCTGGAAGAAGTTAATAGCAGCGATTTGGTACTGGTGCATAGTAAGGAACATACCTTTATAAACCctgatgtaaataaaaaaaatactgccATTGACCTAACCATCGTTACACCTAATATGGTTCTAGATGTCGAACGTAAGGtcacaaaccaacacattGGCAACAGCGGACACAGAATAATTCACATAGCCTTAAAAAAGCCTACCAAAGTACAAACAAGATCTGTGATAAATATGGTAAGAGTAGAACAACAAATCTGTGATATAAGTAGTACCGAAAATACCACCATAGATAGCCTTAAAAATACCCTCCAGAAAatcatgaaacaaaacaccaaatcCATTGAATACACACCAAAAAGCTGGTGGAGTAAAGAGCTCCAAAGGGcttgggaaaaaaagaacgaagcTCGAAGAAATTTTAATCGCAACCGTAGTATAGAAAACTTGATTCAATCCAAAAAGGACCTAGCTAAATTCAAGTTCCTAAAAAaagtggagaagaagaaaaactttgaaAAATGGTTAGATAAGGTCAACTCGGACAGCACTAGCAAAGAACTGTGGGACCTTGTGAACAAATGTCATGGAAAACCAATCAACAATAACGGCATTAATATAATAGCCGAAAGTACGGAAAATGCGAAAAAATTCCTAAAGTTAAACTTCAGCAGCCCGAAAAGGCCAAGATGGCAGTACGCTCCACAATTCATTTCAGACATCGAAATCTTGAATTtggagaaatggaaaaaaatattagccaataaaaaaaacacaacacctgGTACTGATGGTATATCATACAAAGCCCTGAAATTGCTGAATGATGAAGTGGTTCTGGTACTGATCAAAGAACTGAATAACATGTACCAAAATGGAAGGGTAccgaaaaaactgaaaaaaatcaagataGTAGCAATTGGCAAAATTGGAAAAGACACAAACTGTGTAGAAAATTATAGGCCTATAGCACTTCTGTGTACATTGGTTAAAATAGTCAATTCAGCAGTCCTGCAAAATATAACACAGCACCTGGAGCAATTTAATATCCTTCCGGAAACCACATTTGGCTTCCGAAGACATAGATCCACGATGACTGTTGTAAACCTCCTGGTTCATAAAATTCTTCACAacaatgcaaaaagaaaatacacgGGAGTAGTCTTTATAGATGTTAAAAACGCTTACAACAGCGTACTCACCCAGGAACTTCTTGAAATTCTCAGACTTGACATGATATCTGAAGAGGATATTGCATGGGTTGCAAGTTTTCTGAATAACAGAAGCCTAGAAGTAACAGTgggaaaagaaacaatcaaACGGATTGTTAGTAACGGTCTTCCACAAGGTGATGTGCTTTCACCAACTCTCTTTAACATCTACACGAGCAGCTGCCATGAACTAAACAACAGTAAGATCAGATTATTGCAGTATGCGGATGACTTTGCAATTATTGAAACCGGAATAACACCAAAAGCAGTTGAAACAGCGTTGCAAAGAAGCATCACATGGCTAAAAGAGCGCCTCAGCCAGCTCAATCTAGAAATCAACAGTGCCAAATCAAAAGTAATGACCTTCCCTAACAGCAAGTTCAGTATCAGAGTAAATGTAGATGGCGAAGTGATAGAGCAAACGAAAGAACACAAATTCCTGGGCTTAACGATTGAcgacaaattaaaattcaacaaGCATCTTGACAATCAAATcgccaaaacaacaaacagactAAACCCGATTAAAACTATTTGCAACAATTCTAACCACGTCAACCCAGAAAAGGCCATGCAAGTACATCGAGCCATAGTACGAGGTACTATAGAATATGGGATAGGATTTAGCCTCAAtgcaaacaagaacaaactTCGCAGGGTTAACATCACATTAAATCAATCCTTAAGAAGAATAACCGGATGCACTAGATCAACGCCGCTCAACACGCTCCATGCCATAGCAGCAGAAAGACCTTTCCACATTCGAGCCAAATATCTCGTATgcaaacaaatagcaaaaacAATAGCATATTCCGCACCTAACAAAGCCCTATTTTCCAAGCTAAATCATCGTCGAACCGTCAGACTatcagaaatagaaaaaaactacCTAAACTTCAATGAAACTCTACAATCCATAGTCACATACCAATTCAATAATACTATCCAAAGTAGTAGTACCATAAAGATATCCACCTCAATACCCGGTTTagaaaactgcaaacaacGCTATAACCCCACAACAGCACGTCAGCTAAGTCTTGACTTGATTAACACCACAATTACCACCCCCACATCCATACAAGTCTACACAGATGGGAGTAAGATAGACGAAAACTGCGGTATAGGAATATACATCATCAGTGGCAGCCAAGTACTACTAAACCAATCCTATAGACTGAAAAATCCTATGTCCATATGCTCAACAGAACTGTACGCTATAAAACTTGCTCTAGACTTTGTGATCAAGGAACGATTAGATGGCCCAATTATTTTCACTGATAGTCGCGCGGCATGCCTCATTATCAAAGGAGCCTTGGAGGAATTTTACACGGACGATATAGTGTCGGAAATCTTGAACAATGGCATAAAAGTGAACCTCAGAATACAGTGGATCCCCAGCCACGTTGGTATTGAGGGAAACGAGGTAGCGGACAGGCTTGCTAAGGAAGGGATTACAAGCAACAACaccataaacaataaaataccGCTCAAAGACGCGCTAACAATTTTCGAAAACAAGGCAAAGGAGGAAGCTAACACGTGGTATAAAGAAATAAGCCAGCACAAAGGCAAAACTTTTGCGGAGTATCAAACTCGAATGGAGAAAAGAATGTGGCATCACCGACTAAAACTACCAGCTCATGGCATAAAAATGATCAACAGATTAATATCGGGACACGATCACAGTAACTACTGGTTACACAAAATGAGGGTAGTGGACAACGGCCTATGCGGTACATGTAATGTGCCGGACACGGCCAAGCATAGGGTCTTCCATTGCGAAAGATATGCCTtagaacgaagaaaaacaacccacATCAACGAAGTAGCGTtcaaaaaaacatggaaaagaaaagactcATTAggattgattaaaataatcaaattcaTAAAAGACAATAGGATAAAGTTCTGAATTACATAGCTACATGAAACATAAATCGAAATCACAACCGCTCAATCCTGTGATATAAATGCAAAGAACAGTCACGCACACAAGAACGTcataaagcaaaacacgaACCTTCCCACAACCGAGAGACggaaaaacagaacagaacaattGTAACAACCATAGAACATCAGGACATATGGCCTCAGCAGCCGGTCCATAAATCACTAGGGGTAGTGGTAATAAGCCTCAACCACGGAGTAACTAAGGAAAGCCTAAGTTTGGATTCCTATGTGGTACCGTGGTAATACCtcgacaaaaagaagaagaagaagtatctacacgtagcagcagcagcaacaaagcCGCCGAACAATTACTTAAAGAAACATGATAGAAATTAATGCAAAATTGCTACGAGATCAAAGTGCGGTGTTCATGTGTGGTGAGGTCGTTGAGTGTTTAATCGatttcatccatccatctctGCCGGAGCACAAGATTTCCCAGAGCAATAGGTAAGCGGAAAGGATCTTCCCGCAGAAGGTAAGCGGATGAACAgaatttgcttttttgtttgctagcGATATTTTGGAAAATCTCGCGTGGGCAACGGTACAACTGCACTGCTACTGCAACGCTTCTTTCAATGAGAAATCAACAAACAATGAGGCCGTGTCGAACCGGAACGTTGGTGGCAGTACTTCGTTGAACGCGAGCAATCAACTCAAGGGTGAGGTGCTACActcaaccgaaccgaagatTCTGTTCTGCGACCTTAGACTTTCCCCCGGCGAAGCAAAACAATGTGAGTGTGATTTTGTAGTTTCAATTGTTTGCCAATCACTATTAGCATGCCAACATTTTTACTCTCCCGACAGTTCTTTACCGTGAAACAGTTCCACTTAGTACGCCACCGACGTACCGTGGGATTCGGGTGAAGTATTATTACAAAATAACGGTGGCCACCCAGCGGCTAGGATCTACCGTGCAAGCGCTTAACATTCCGATTCGTGTGCTCCCGCTACCGCTGCCCCAGAGTGATCTAGACGAAGCGATCACACTAAACGACGAATCGAACGAAGACTTGGCACCGAACAATCCGTTTCTGGAGAAAAAACGGCCACCTTCCCGCATCGAGTATGCGCTACACTATTTACGGGGTGTGACCGCACGCCGCCGGCCCAACTTCTTTATGATCAACAACAAATGGGGCAAAGTGGGTCGGTTCTGTCTGTTCAAGTCGGCGTACAAGTTGGGCGAGGACATTGTGGCAACGATCGACTTCAGCTGCGGAACGGTCAAATGTGTCCAGCTGTCGGTAACGTTACAGTGTGAAGAAACTGAGCTGAACAGCGCACCGATCACGCCTACGTGTGCAAAGACTGAGCTGGCCGGTTCCGATGCTTCTGCTGCGGCTGACAACTCCACCGAAGCGGCCAACGAACCGGCGGAGCGAAGCAAGAACATTTCCCGTGTTACGAACTACAGCAAACACCACGAAGTTTGTCTGGGGATGCTGCAAACGCAAGTGATCCTACCCATTCCGCTGCACGTAACACCCACCTTCCGCACGGACCTGGTGGAGGTCAGTTGGCGATTGCACTTTCAGTTTGTGACGAGCACGAACCAGGAGTTGAGCAGCGAAATGCTACTCGATCGAAGCACCGAAAACGAGGAGGAATTGGAATGGGTCGCACCGACGGACATTGCGATCGAGACCATGATTTGGAGTCTGCCGATTACGATCTACCCCACGGCACCGTTGCAAATACCACAGCCCTGTGGCGAATACAAGCTtaatataaaataaagcaGCAATACTACGTTATTATTTGAGAGACGCTCATTTTATTCCGACCCCGATTCCATATCATCGTCCAGATCGTCGGGAATTCCCTTCCCTTCCTCCGCTGCGTCATCCTCCTTATCCCAGCCCGATTTCTTCCCCGTGAGGTAATCAGCTCGCAGCGCACCCCACGTTGATTTGGGCTCATCCTCGGAATCCACCTCCGACTTGATgtcgtcctcgtcctcctcctttTTGACCAAATTATCGACCAGCTCCGACTTTGCTCGTGGCCCACTCATAAGCACATCCAAAAACTCCTTCCTGTTAAGGCTCTTGAGCACCTTCTCACGCTTGTATTCCAATTTGCCGGCTTCTTCTAACTTTCGGTTCACTTCTTTCTGCTGCTGGCGCACGGCATTGAACAGCTGCACCGTACCCTTGGTGGCCACCTTGCGCAGCGTTCTTTCCCGCTCGTGATCGTTAATCGACGGTCGCACCCGTAGGCCAAGAATGTCTTTCTTCCGTAGCTTTTTCAGTACCGCTCGCTGCCGCAGCAGCTCCTGTGCCAGTTTCAAATCGTTCGGTTTATCTTCTGTCTCACCTTTCTTCGAATCAGCCTCCTTTTTAATCGTCCCCTCCGCACTAACCACATCGAATTCGTACGCTTTGGCCTCTTGCTTTTTGCGTTCCTTCTGTTCGTCCGTGGCCGCTTTTGAGAGAATATTTGCTTCGGgtgctttgcgcaggaacttTGCCATAGCTTTAGCCCATTTGGTGGGTTCACCCGATTGGTCCACATCGTCCGGCACGTCACCAGCACCATCGAGCTCCTCTTCCGACATGGGGTATTCCTCGTCGGACAGAAACTCCTCACCACCATCGTCACTGGCGTCGTCGTCTTCCAGTGAGTCGCTATCACTTTCCGGCGCAGGAACTGGATGCACTGTAAGTAAAAGGGAACGTAAATTTGTAATCTAATGAATGCTAGCTACGCAATAGACCTCGTACATTTCTTTTTTAACGCTGGTTTCATCATTCTATGTATgatttaaagctaaattaaCGAACGAGCGGCGTAGAGTACAAGCACGTGCGGTGTACGGCAACCAAAATAAAGCGTATTTCACTCTCCCTGCTACGATGACAGCAACACAGATACTTTAACAAAGTGTATTTCACGACCCCAGTTCATTCGGTGACCTGCCATGTTTGATGATTTGACAGTTGAGGGgcttgttattattttatttctaaatAAGCTGTTATTTTCAATCGAAACAAAATgagggaaattttttttttcccttttattaAACAATTATAGTTATTGCAATCCCCGATCACTCCaaatatgataaaaaaaacatcagcaTAAAGAATTTAGGCAGGAATCAATCTGTCAGAGCATTTGCTCTTTTTTCTAAATTCTCCAGCTCGCATGTCAATGCACACCGAAAAGGAGTGACCTTCCGGCTGTCTGGGGGTTTTTGTGGGTGCGTGCATCGTTTTTCACGAGACTCTCTGTGTGTGCCCTTGCGTTCTTGTCCTATCGTTCACACAACTACTTTCGTCCGGCCGTAAATCGCTATCAATCACACAGGCACATCAGCTTCCCGAACGGAAGTGAACATAGTTCGCTGTGGGATTTAACATCGCTCGCCAGTCGCTCCGGTGATTGCAACACTTTCGGCCTATCCCACCAGAACCGTGCAGGAACCAGCGTGCACTGCTCATTCTGGGCGGTTGCCCGAGTGCATGGGTTAAACTGGCACTGGAATAGAAGCAGCTGTCTCCCGCGCAACAGGAACACCGCCGCGAAGTGTTTGTGCCGTCGGTTGCATCCCTTGGCAAAtagcgcatcatcatcatcatcggtgttGCTTTGCGTTGGCGCATTATCATCACTGAAACAAACCTGTCGTCCTTGCGGTCTTCAGTGTAGTGTGTTTGCCTGCTAAAGTGGAAGGGTTGGTGCAGCTAAAACCTCAAAAATCCCGGGCCCGGGATTCCCGATGCCTTGCTACAGTTCCGATAAATCTCCAATAGTCTGGGTGCTAAATTCCGCTTCGCAGGCTTAACAAGCGTCCGTAATTCGCGACAAGTAGTGCCGAGGTAGTGAAAATGCCAAACATCTTGTAGACAGTAGTCGTGGGGcgttagaaaaaaataaccccGAGATTGATGACATAAACCATTGCCAGCAAACCTACCAGCATCGAATCGTTGCGTGTGTTCTTATCTTTTCTCGGTCAGTCGTTTGATGTGATTACTTTGATTTAGATTTAAGTAAATGCGGATTTGCGATCCACGTCGATAGTGAAGCGAGCCAGAACCAGTGCCAGAGTCTGGTgaatgtgtttatgtgtgtgtttgtgtgttccaTGTTCCAAAGTGCTCCTAGTACTGGCTAGTAATCTACGTCTCCTGCGACAGTAATCGACCTGTGTTGTCCACTGctagaacaacaaaaatcgcATCCCCCAGGAAGTAGGTCATCGACCGCATCCGGCTGCGAAGAAAATACCAGGTCCGACCTTCTAAGGGGACAGC from Anopheles stephensi strain Indian chromosome 2, UCI_ANSTEP_V1.0, whole genome shotgun sequence includes the following:
- the LOC118506836 gene encoding RRP15-like protein, with amino-acid sequence MMKPALKKKLHPVPAPESDSDSLEDDDASDDGGEEFLSDEEYPMSEEELDGAGDVPDDVDQSGEPTKWAKAMAKFLRKAPEANILSKAATDEQKERKKQEAKAYEFDVVSAEGTIKKEADSKKGETEDKPNDLKLAQELLRQRAVLKKLRKKDILGLRVRPSINDHERERTLRKVATKGTVQLFNAVRQQQKEVNRKLEEAGKLEYKREKVLKSLNRKEFLDVLMSGPRAKSELVDNLVKKEEDEDDIKSEVDSEDEPKSTWGALRADYLTGKKSGWDKEDDAAEEGKGIPDDLDDDMESGSE
- the LOC118506831 gene encoding RAB6A-GEF complex partner protein 2, which codes for MIEINAKLLRDQSAVFMCGEVVECLIDFIHPSLPEHKISQSNSDILENLAWATVQLHCYCNASFNEKSTNNEAVSNRNVGGSTSLNASNQLKGEVLHSTEPKILFCDLRLSPGEAKQFLYRETVPLSTPPTYRGIRVKYYYKITVATQRLGSTVQALNIPIRVLPLPLPQSDLDEAITLNDESNEDLAPNNPFLEKKRPPSRIEYALHYLRGVTARRRPNFFMINNKWGKVGRFCLFKSAYKLGEDIVATIDFSCGTVKCVQLSVTLQCEETELNSAPITPTCAKTELAGSDASAAADNSTEAANEPAERSKNISRVTNYSKHHEVCLGMLQTQVILPIPLHVTPTFRTDLVEVSWRLHFQFVTSTNQELSSEMLLDRSTENEEELEWVAPTDIAIETMIWSLPITIYPTAPLQIPQPCGEYKLNIK